The segment TGTCCATAAGATGGGTGTACAAGACGGCACCCTTTTCACGCAGAACGCTCTGGACCACTACATCATAAACTTCGTCGAGACCTTGGTACGTTTGAGCGCGGTAACGCGCCAGAACTTCAATAACATGGTAGCCGCGACTGCCCAAAATAGGACCAAAGACACCCCTCCCAGCCTTGGGGCCGAAAACAACAGATCGAAGTTCTTCGCGAAGGTCCTGGGGAGAAACAACTGCGGCCTCAACCCGATAGTTGTTCAATAGGTCGAGGCGAGACTCGCCATCGTACCGCAATAACTTGGACTTTACCTCTAGCGCCACGGAATGTTGGGGTAGCAAGAAATGCAGCATTTTTACCGAATCGCTATGTCGCAGGTATTGGTGGCGGTTTTTCATATAGTGGTTTCGCAGCTCTTCAGGGGAGACGTTAGTTGCAGCCGAAGAAGAGAGATATGTGTCAAGGAAGGCGGCACCATAACGCTGTTTGCGGAATTCGTTAACCTGCTTTTCAATCATCGTATTTTCCGTCATCCCCCCATCAACTGCGGCCTGATAGAGAAGTTCCCTTGTAACCCAGCGCACCACGGCTTGGCGGGAAGCGAAGATAGAATCAGAAGAGGGGTGCTGCAACACAAGTGTGGCGAGAACTTCAGCCGTAAGGGCGCTGTCACCGACCTTAATTATATGAGAAGCCCCTTCAGGGGGGCCTGAGCAACCAAGTAGAAGAAAAAAGAAAAAGGGCGTCACGTGGCTGAAATGTACTGTTGGCGAAACAACTAACACACTTTTTCTAATAACACGCATTAAGAACCCAAAGTTAGACGTGGCTCAAATGGAATCAAAAAGGTAATGCAGAACAGAAAACGCCTCAGAATTTGACGACGCGCTAACAGTAAGCGTAAAAGTTCCGTCCTTGTGGTTGCCAAACGAGGCGGCCATGTTCCGGGCAGAAAGAACAGAAGAGAGTTTTTCAAAAGAGTGGGAAGGGTGCCCACGCTCTTCCACGGGCAGAAAGTAGAGAGTAACGCTGTCAGCCACAAATTTAATGCGCTCTATGCCGGCGTGAGACGCACGGGCTTGGACGGAGGCGGAATCAAACAAAAGCTTGGCTGGTGTGGGAAGAGGTCCGAAGCGATCTCTTATTTCGTAGCGTACATCGTCGACATCATCAACGGTGCGTGTTTCACCGAGCAGGCGGTAAAAGTAAAGGCGGTCGCCAATCTCAGTAATGTAGTCTGACGGCAAAAGAGCCTCTCCCTTAATGGAAATGTTTGTTCTGACATGACGGGGTGTTTCTGGAGCGCGCTCGAGACGCCTGTTAGCCACCTCTTCTATAATTTTATAGTACAAGTGGTGTCCAACAGAGGTAAGGTGGCCCGCCTGTTCAACGCCGAACAGGTTGCCGGCACCGCGCATCTGAAGATCTTGTAAGGCGAGTGCGTACCCGGAGCCGAGCGAAGTGTGGTGCTGGATATACCTGAGCCGCTCGGCGGCTGTAGTGGATATTTTCTTGTTTTTCGGAGTAAGAAGGTAGCAAAACGCTTGGCGGTCTCCTCTGCCGACGCGCCCCCGCATCTGGTAAAGCTGGGCCAGCCCGAACTTGTGCGCATTATTTATAAAAATAGTGTTGGCAAGTGGTATATCCATGCCAGCCTCTATAATGGTGGAACAGACGAGAACATCAATCTTTTTGTTCAGGAAGTCAAGCATAACGGACTCAAGTGCTGCATCAGTGAGTTGGCCGTGTGCGACAGCGACACAGAGATTGGGGAGAAGCTCACGAAGCACATCTGCAGTCGATTCGATTGTTTTAACTCTGTTGTGTATAAAAAATGACTGCCCCCCCGCTTCTGCTTCTTCGAGGGCGGCCTTTCTGATAACGCTTTTATTGAATGGAGAGGAAACTGTAATTACAGGAAAGCGCTCCCTTGGCGGTGTTGAAATGTTTGATATATCGCGGATACCGAGGAGCGAAAACTGTAGAGTGCGCGGTATGGGGGTGGCACTTAAAGTCAGGACGTCTGTGGTGCTACGCTCGGCCTTCAGAAGTTCTTTGTGTTTGGCGCCAAAACGGTGCTCTTCGTCAACGATTAAAAGGCCAAGCAGAGGGATGGAGAGATTTTGTGAAAGAAGGCGGTGCGTGCCAACGACGATATCTACCTCCCCCCTATTTGTGGCTCGGATTAATGAGATGGACACACTTCTTTTGGTAAAGCGTGACAGAAGCGCGACGCGAACGCCCAGCGGCTCAAGCCGGGATTTAAAAGAAAGAAAATGCTGGTTAGCCAGGATTGTGGTTGGGACCAGAACCACAACCTGCTTCTTATCATAAACGGCCTTAAACGCGGCCCTTATAGCAACCTCTGTTTTTCCAAAGCCGACGTCACCACATAGAAGCCTATCCATAGGGCTTGGGCGCTCCATGTCAAGAGAAATGTCTTCGTATGCGTTAAGCTGACCGGAGGTCTCTTCGTAAGGGAAAGACTCCGCAAGGCGTGTGTGGAGTTCGCCGTCGCTGGAGAAAGCAAAACCGTTAGCCTTGTGCCGAGCGGCGTAGAGATCAAGGAACGCCTGAACAACCTTTTCAGCTGATCGGCGCGTCTTCTGTTTTAGTTGCG is part of the Candidatus Neomarinimicrobiota bacterium genome and harbors:
- a CDS encoding peptidylprolyl isomerase, giving the protein MRVIRKSVLVVSPTVHFSHVTPFFFFLLLGCSGPPEGASHIIKVGDSALTAEVLATLVLQHPSSDSIFASRQAVVRWVTRELLYQAAVDGGMTENTMIEKQVNEFRKQRYGAAFLDTYLSSSAATNVSPEELRNHYMKNRHQYLRHSDSVKMLHFLLPQHSVALEVKSKLLRYDGESRLDLLNNYRVEAAVVSPQDLREELRSVVFGPKAGRGVFGPILGSRGYHVIEVLARYRAQTYQGLDEVYDVVVQSVLREKGAVLYTHLMDSLTSRHLSGASPGFNIDWGAR
- a CDS encoding DEAD/DEAH box helicase — protein: MVVPRETPPFTAEPLLDHIFNNNPLSPWFGKDSPPSLTNTHIDLIPFLFAARLRVASSNFVISLGRGVSLSYLFDLFLALLPFKSFALSSSEVSSFADIQSLALFLSSHSSVLLIHQYTADHWRIKTTLEDPPNTRALPLQSYKYQDVLALLSAWCYERTSSVFSPGSFSVRGGILDVFFFGNDQPLRLEYVGEELSTARYFDPESQRKTHEAVTSQLTVLPPIKISQQNRAGVSLRDFLSKDASFFNVSSVGGSDVLTIVSAASDGIPSKQPVNLNCIPKGPFNENWTALDADLTLIDKRSGGNCTKLIFLPQHVRSIPKKTVFLADFTPVSFPGHYSFYSEPLSLFSTSLNTLYRRARLRTLIPTTREPPVKPLQSSLFGWGQPLVHEDLGIGRYRGLSVVETSHGSYEAVDLEYADGDYLHLPMDRLHLVHPYVGSDNDSPALSSLRNSRWAQLKQKTRRSAEKVVQAFLDLYAARHKANGFAFSSDGELHTRLAESFPYEETSGQLNAYEDISLDMERPSPMDRLLCGDVGFGKTEVAIRAAFKAVYDKKQVVVLVPTTILANQHFLSFKSRLEPLGVRVALLSRFTKRSVSISLIRATNRGEVDIVVGTHRLLSQNLSIPLLGLLIVDEEHRFGAKHKELLKAERSTTDVLTLSATPIPRTLQFSLLGIRDISNISTPPRERFPVITVSSPFNKSVIRKAALEEAEAGGQSFFIHNRVKTIESTADVLRELLPNLCVAVAHGQLTDAALESVMLDFLNKKIDVLVCSTIIEAGMDIPLANTIFINNAHKFGLAQLYQMRGRVGRGDRQAFCYLLTPKNKKISTTAAERLRYIQHHTSLGSGYALALQDLQMRGAGNLFGVEQAGHLTSVGHHLYYKIIEEVANRRLERAPETPRHVRTNISIKGEALLPSDYITEIGDRLYFYRLLGETRTVDDVDDVRYEIRDRFGPLPTPAKLLFDSASVQARASHAGIERIKFVADSVTLYFLPVEERGHPSHSFEKLSSVLSARNMAASFGNHKDGTFTLTVSASSNSEAFSVLHYLFDSI